The following are encoded in a window of Alphaproteobacteria bacterium LSUCC0719 genomic DNA:
- the leuD gene encoding 3-isopropylmalate dehydratase small subunit gives MQKFDKLTGVAAPLNILNVDTDMIIPKQFLKTIKRSGLGANLFDEMRFTKDGAEIPDFVLNREPYRESQIIVAGDNFGCGSSREHAPWALLDYGIRCVISTSFADIFYNNCFKNGILPITVSADDRDALMADAQDTENPELSIDLVAQKIRRPNGAEISFDIDPFRKKCLLEGLDDIGLTMEKGQSIDSFEAARTGDKPWL, from the coding sequence ATGCAGAAATTTGACAAGCTGACCGGAGTTGCGGCGCCGCTGAACATTCTCAATGTCGATACCGACATGATCATCCCCAAGCAGTTCCTGAAGACGATCAAGCGGTCGGGCCTCGGGGCCAATCTGTTTGACGAGATGCGGTTTACCAAGGACGGCGCCGAAATCCCCGATTTCGTGCTGAACAGAGAGCCGTATCGCGAATCGCAGATTATCGTCGCCGGCGACAATTTTGGATGCGGGTCAAGCCGTGAACATGCCCCCTGGGCGCTTCTTGATTACGGTATCCGCTGTGTGATCTCGACCAGTTTTGCCGATATCTTCTATAACAACTGCTTCAAGAACGGGATCCTGCCGATCACCGTTTCGGCTGATGACCGTGACGCGTTGATGGCCGATGCACAGGACACCGAAAATCCGGAACTGTCCATCGATCTTGTCGCGCAGAAGATCCGGCGGCCGAACGGGGCGGAGATTTCCTTCGACATTGACCCGTTCCGCAAGAAATGTCTGCTGGAGGGTCTCGATGACATCGGGCTGACCATGGAAAAGGGCCAGTCGATCGACAGTTTCGAAGCGGCCCGCACCGGCGACAAGCCCTGGCTCTGA
- the leuC gene encoding 3-isopropylmalate dehydratase large subunit — MSAPKTLFDKIWDAHVVHRQDDGTCLIYIDRHLVHEVTSPQAFEGLRNAGRKVRAPNRTLAVADHNVPTTDRSVGIEDEESRIQVEALETNAAEFGVPYFAMNDVRQGIVHVIGPEQGFTQPGMTIVCGDSHTATHGAFGALAFGIGTSEVEHVLATQTLIQKPAKNMRITVDGDLAPGVTAKDIILAIIGKIGTAGGTGHVIEFAGSAIRGLSMEGRMTVCNMAIEGGARAGMIAPDEKTFAYLADKPMAPKGEMWDKAVAYWRSLPSDDGASYDTEIVLPAADIAPTVTWGTSPEDALPITGAVPDPDKEKDEIKRAKLQRAIDYMGLAPGQKLTDVKIDTVFIGSCTNSRIEDLRAAASVAAGRKVADGIRAMVVPGSGLVKEQAEAEGLNEVFTAAGFEWREPGCSMCLAMNADKLSEGERCASTSNRNFEGRQGRGGRTHLVSPEMATAAAITGYLTDIRDLQS; from the coding sequence ATGTCGGCGCCAAAGACCCTGTTTGACAAAATCTGGGATGCCCATGTCGTGCATCGCCAGGATGATGGCACCTGCCTGATCTATATCGACCGGCACCTTGTCCATGAGGTGACAAGCCCGCAGGCCTTTGAGGGCCTGCGCAATGCCGGGCGCAAGGTCCGGGCCCCGAACCGCACACTGGCTGTCGCCGACCACAATGTTCCAACAACCGACCGGTCGGTCGGTATCGAGGACGAGGAATCCCGCATTCAGGTCGAGGCGCTGGAGACCAATGCCGCCGAGTTTGGTGTGCCCTATTTCGCGATGAATGACGTGCGCCAGGGCATTGTCCATGTGATCGGTCCAGAGCAGGGGTTCACCCAGCCCGGCATGACCATCGTCTGCGGTGATTCGCACACCGCAACGCATGGTGCCTTCGGCGCGCTTGCCTTTGGCATTGGCACCTCGGAAGTTGAACATGTGCTGGCGACACAGACGCTGATCCAGAAGCCGGCAAAGAACATGCGGATTACCGTTGACGGTGATCTGGCGCCCGGTGTCACCGCCAAGGACATCATTCTGGCAATCATCGGCAAGATCGGCACTGCCGGTGGCACCGGTCATGTTATCGAATTCGCCGGCTCGGCCATTCGCGGGCTGTCGATGGAAGGCCGGATGACGGTCTGCAACATGGCCATCGAGGGTGGTGCCAGGGCCGGCATGATCGCGCCTGACGAAAAGACATTCGCATATCTTGCTGACAAGCCGATGGCCCCAAAGGGCGAGATGTGGGACAAGGCAGTGGCCTATTGGCGTTCGCTTCCATCCGATGACGGTGCCAGCTATGACACCGAAATTGTTCTGCCGGCTGCAGATATTGCGCCGACCGTGACCTGGGGTACGTCGCCGGAAGACGCGCTGCCGATCACCGGGGCGGTGCCGGATCCGGACAAGGAAAAGGACGAGATCAAACGCGCGAAACTGCAGCGGGCGATCGACTATATGGGTCTGGCGCCCGGTCAGAAGCTTACCGATGTGAAAATCGACACCGTCTTTATCGGGTCCTGCACCAACAGCCGGATCGAGGATCTTCGCGCTGCCGCTTCGGTGGCTGCCGGCCGCAAGGTGGCGGACGGTATTCGCGCGATGGTTGTTCCCGGTTCGGGCCTTGTCAAGGAACAGGCCGAGGCCGAGGGACTCAACGAGGTCTTTACCGCCGCCGGTTTTGAATGGCGTGAACCCGGATGCTCGATGTGTCTTGCCATGAATGCCGACAAGCTGTCCGAAGGCGAGCGCTGTGCATCGACCTCGAACCGCAATTTCGAAGGCCGCCAGGGACGTGGGGGACGCACCCACCTTGTCAGTCCGGAAATGGCAACTGCTGCGGCAATTACCGGATATCTGACCGATATCCGGGATTTGCAGAGCTAG
- the rplS gene encoding 50S ribosomal protein L19: MNIVDRIGKKQMEKALAQRTIPEFGAGDTVRVDVKVVEGSRERIQAFEGVCIARKNDGVNSSFTVRKLSYGEGVERVFPLYGPQVAGVTVVRRGRVRRAKLYYLRGRTGKAARIAEKTTTREASSS, translated from the coding sequence ATGAATATCGTTGACCGCATTGGCAAGAAGCAGATGGAAAAAGCGCTGGCACAGCGCACCATCCCGGAATTCGGCGCTGGCGACACGGTTCGTGTCGACGTCAAGGTCGTCGAGGGTTCACGTGAACGTATCCAGGCATTCGAAGGCGTGTGCATCGCCCGCAAGAATGACGGTGTGAATTCATCCTTCACCGTTCGCAAGCTGTCCTATGGCGAAGGCGTCGAGCGCGTCTTCCCGCTTTACGGACCCCAGGTGGCTGGTGTGACGGTTGTCCGCCGTGGCCGTGTTCGTCGCGCGAAGCTGTATTATCTTCGTGGCCGGACCGGCAAGGCCGCCCGTATTGCCGAAAAAACAACAACCCGCGAGGCGTCCTCCTCCTGA
- the trmD gene encoding tRNA (guanosine(37)-N1)-methyltransferase TrmD, translating to MAEQAWQATVLTLFPEMFPGPLGESLAGKSLKDGIWALKTLDIRQFARDKHRTVDDVPLGGGVGMVLKPDVVAAALDHVADAPGPRIYLTPRGRVLDQPLVRELAAADGAVFLCGRYEGVDQRVIDAAGMLEVSIGDFILSGGEVAALTVMDAVVRLLPGVIGKEASHQQESFETGLLEPSLYTHPRNWNGIEAPDILASGHHGRIADWRAAEARRETQARRPDLWEKYLQAQARKNEVKE from the coding sequence ATGGCTGAGCAGGCCTGGCAGGCGACCGTGCTGACGCTGTTTCCGGAGATGTTCCCCGGACCACTTGGCGAGTCGCTGGCCGGGAAATCGCTGAAGGACGGTATCTGGGCGCTGAAAACGCTGGACATTCGGCAGTTTGCGCGCGATAAGCACCGGACTGTCGACGATGTGCCACTTGGTGGTGGCGTCGGGATGGTGCTAAAGCCGGATGTTGTGGCGGCGGCACTTGACCATGTCGCCGACGCGCCTGGCCCGCGGATCTATCTGACACCGCGAGGACGGGTCCTGGACCAACCGCTTGTGCGTGAGCTGGCCGCTGCCGATGGCGCGGTGTTCCTGTGCGGAAGGTATGAAGGCGTTGACCAGAGGGTCATTGACGCCGCCGGGATGCTGGAGGTCAGCATCGGTGACTTCATCCTTTCGGGGGGCGAAGTCGCGGCGCTGACAGTGATGGATGCGGTGGTAAGGCTCCTGCCCGGGGTGATCGGCAAGGAGGCAAGCCACCAACAGGAAAGTTTCGAGACCGGGCTGCTGGAGCCGTCGCTCTACACGCACCCTCGGAACTGGAACGGAATTGAGGCGCCAGACATTCTGGCGTCCGGCCACCATGGCAGAATCGCCGACTGGCGAGCTGCGGAGGCCAGACGGGAGACGCAGGCGCGCCGCCCGGATCTATGGGAAAAGTACCTGCAGGCGCAGGCACGGAAAAACGAAGTGAAGGAATAG
- the rimM gene encoding ribosome maturation factor RimM (Essential for efficient processing of 16S rRNA), which produces MSTGRLAIGAVAGAHGVKGQFKVKPFTAAPRDIATYGPVWAGDRQLTLSVMGMTAAGMVIVKAAEINDRDSAAALRGTTLEVDRGALPDTDGDEIYHADLIGVSVETVAGDHLGRLVALHDFGAGEIAEVKPPSGPSLMLPFDPLFVPEIDLVAGRVVVSPPEGLLELADNRGPDGDDVRDRGKPHRGDSDG; this is translated from the coding sequence ATGAGTACTGGCCGTCTGGCGATCGGCGCGGTTGCCGGCGCGCATGGCGTAAAGGGCCAGTTCAAGGTCAAGCCCTTTACCGCCGCGCCGCGTGACATCGCCACATATGGTCCGGTCTGGGCCGGTGATCGGCAGCTGACATTGTCCGTCATGGGGATGACAGCTGCCGGCATGGTGATCGTCAAGGCGGCCGAAATCAACGATCGGGACAGCGCTGCGGCGCTTCGTGGCACGACTTTGGAGGTGGATCGCGGGGCGCTTCCTGACACGGATGGTGACGAGATCTACCATGCCGACCTGATCGGCGTTTCTGTTGAAACGGTCGCCGGTGATCATCTGGGGCGGCTTGTTGCGCTCCATGATTTCGGAGCTGGTGAGATTGCCGAGGTAAAGCCGCCGAGCGGGCCGTCGCTGATGCTGCCGTTCGACCCGCTATTTGTGCCGGAAATCGATCTTGTGGCAGGACGCGTCGTGGTGTCCCCGCCGGAGGGATTGCTGGAGCTGGCCGATAACAGGGGACCGGACGGCGATGATGTCAGGGACCGTGGCAAACCGCATCGGGGTGATTCAGATGGCTGA
- the rpsP gene encoding 30S ribosomal protein S16, translating into MALKIRLARGGAKKRPFYRIVVAEASAPRDGRYVERVGTYNPMVPKDHNDRVTLDAERIAHWLGQGAQPTERVHKMLAAAGLAAAPVIRDQPKKSAPGKKRAEREAEAAEAAAAAAEAEAAAAAESEAAEAAEAPAEEAPVEEAAADEAPAEEAPAEEAAAEEAPAEEAVAEDAPAEEAPAEES; encoded by the coding sequence ATGGCTTTGAAAATCAGGCTCGCCCGTGGCGGCGCGAAAAAACGCCCTTTCTACCGGATTGTCGTTGCCGAGGCTTCGGCACCGCGTGACGGTCGTTATGTCGAGCGCGTCGGTACCTACAACCCGATGGTTCCCAAGGATCATAATGATCGCGTGACGCTGGATGCCGAGCGGATTGCACATTGGCTTGGCCAGGGTGCGCAACCAACCGAACGCGTACACAAGATGCTGGCTGCGGCTGGCCTCGCAGCGGCACCGGTGATTCGTGACCAGCCAAAGAAATCCGCGCCTGGCAAGAAGCGCGCCGAACGTGAAGCAGAAGCCGCCGAGGCCGCTGCCGCCGCCGCCGAAGCAGAAGCCGCTGCTGCCGCTGAATCCGAGGCTGCAGAAGCTGCCGAGGCCCCAGCCGAAGAGGCTCCTGTTGAAGAGGCTGCTGCTGACGAAGCCCCGGCCGAAGAGGCCCCAGCTGAAGAAGCTGCTGCTGAAGAAGCCCCAGCTGAAGAGGCTGTTGCCGAAGACGCGCCAGCTGAAGAGGCCCCTGCAGAGGAGTCATGA
- the ffh gene encoding signal recognition particle protein, with the protein MFDSLKDKLQDVFSALGKRGALRESDVDAALREVRLALLDADVALPVVKSFIATVRERAVGSDVLKAVRPDQQVIKIVNDALVDVLGSEPAPLNIAVNPPAVILMAGLQGSGKTTTAGKLALRLRTRERKKVMLASLDVTRPAAREQLRILGEQAAVGVLPEADRESPAQIAKRALQAAKLQGFDVLILDTAGRVTIDEGLMAELREVKALTSPHEVLLVADAMTGQDAVTTATAFNDAVDITGIVLTRLDGDARGGAALSMREITGCPIKLVGVGEKQDALEEFDPARMAGRILDMGDVVALVEKAAENIEVEEAERLAKRMAKGQFDMNDFLTQLRQLQKMGGLGGIMGMLPGLGKMQKQIAAAGIDDSMIRRQEAIILSMTKKERVSVGLLNASRRKRIAAGSGTSVQEVNRLVKQYQDMARMMKKLGGKTGAAAMKALLGGGGIPGGGMPGGMPGGMSGGIPGGLAGGLKGGLPGLGGGLPGLGGKPSDKKK; encoded by the coding sequence ATGTTTGACAGTCTGAAGGACAAGCTGCAGGACGTTTTCAGCGCCCTTGGCAAGCGCGGCGCGCTCCGCGAATCGGATGTTGACGCCGCCCTGCGCGAGGTACGGCTCGCGCTGCTTGATGCCGACGTTGCACTTCCTGTTGTCAAAAGCTTCATCGCAACCGTTCGGGAACGGGCTGTTGGCAGTGATGTTCTGAAAGCGGTGCGGCCTGATCAACAGGTCATCAAGATCGTCAATGATGCGCTGGTCGATGTGCTGGGCAGTGAACCGGCGCCCCTGAATATTGCCGTGAACCCGCCTGCCGTGATTCTGATGGCCGGCCTTCAGGGTTCGGGCAAGACCACCACCGCCGGCAAGCTGGCGCTGCGCCTTCGCACCCGCGAGCGCAAGAAAGTCATGCTTGCCTCGCTTGATGTCACACGCCCTGCGGCGCGTGAACAGCTGCGTATTCTCGGTGAACAGGCGGCGGTTGGTGTTCTTCCCGAGGCCGATCGGGAATCGCCGGCCCAGATTGCCAAACGCGCCCTGCAGGCGGCCAAGCTTCAGGGATTCGACGTGCTGATCCTCGACACGGCGGGCCGGGTGACGATTGACGAAGGGCTGATGGCGGAACTCCGCGAGGTCAAGGCGCTGACCAGCCCGCATGAAGTGCTGCTTGTTGCCGATGCGATGACAGGCCAGGACGCGGTGACAACCGCAACGGCTTTTAATGACGCGGTTGATATCACCGGTATTGTGCTGACCCGTCTTGATGGTGATGCACGTGGCGGTGCGGCGCTGTCGATGCGCGAGATCACCGGCTGCCCGATCAAGCTTGTTGGTGTTGGTGAAAAGCAGGACGCTCTTGAAGAGTTTGATCCGGCGCGGATGGCTGGCCGCATCCTCGATATGGGCGATGTCGTCGCGCTCGTCGAAAAGGCTGCCGAGAATATAGAGGTCGAAGAGGCCGAGCGGCTTGCCAAAAGGATGGCCAAGGGCCAGTTCGACATGAACGATTTTCTGACCCAGCTTCGCCAGTTGCAGAAAATGGGCGGGCTTGGCGGAATCATGGGCATGCTTCCCGGCCTGGGCAAGATGCAGAAACAGATTGCCGCCGCGGGCATCGATGATTCGATGATCCGCCGGCAGGAAGCCATCATTCTGTCGATGACCAAAAAGGAACGTGTTTCGGTCGGGCTTCTCAACGCGTCGCGCCGCAAGCGTATTGCTGCCGGGTCTGGCACCTCTGTCCAGGAGGTGAACCGGCTGGTCAAGCAATATCAGGACATGGCGCGGATGATGAAGAAGCTTGGCGGCAAGACCGGTGCCGCTGCCATGAAGGCGCTGCTTGGTGGCGGCGGAATCCCCGGCGGTGGAATGCCTGGCGGAATGCCTGGTGGAATGTCAGGTGGAATACCGGGCGGCCTTGCTGGCGGATTGAAGGGTGGCTTGCCCGGGCTTGGCGGGGGACTGCCCGGCCTTGGCGGCAAGCCGTCCGACAAGAAAAAGTAG
- a CDS encoding YdcF family protein: MFFTLSKILAILVEPLAYPYLLLAVAVVMRWRRRRRMMKICIAGALLLPLLYGVLFLSRAPLQYLESRYDIPALSGPPVDGVIVLGGHTVFGDISESRNQPQQNRAADRLTKGLMLHRTNPGSTLLFSGFDGRLTPAGWSEAETIRRLVAELGVADDGIIYESTSRNTYENAVNSLAVAVPQPGSRWVLVTSAAHMPRAKGAFAAAGWDSIIAYPVDFQTGTGSSDIFDLEAGTDAVRTWLHEFVGIAAYWATGRSAILIP; encoded by the coding sequence ATGTTTTTCACGCTTTCGAAAATTCTCGCGATCCTGGTCGAGCCGCTGGCCTACCCCTATCTGCTTCTGGCGGTCGCGGTCGTCATGCGCTGGCGACGCCGGCGCCGAATGATGAAGATCTGTATTGCCGGTGCGCTGCTGCTGCCACTGCTCTATGGCGTGCTGTTTCTGTCGAGAGCGCCCCTGCAATATCTGGAGAGCCGATATGACATTCCGGCACTGTCCGGCCCACCGGTCGATGGCGTGATTGTTCTTGGCGGGCATACGGTCTTTGGCGACATTTCCGAGAGCCGCAATCAACCGCAGCAGAACAGAGCGGCTGACAGGCTGACGAAGGGGCTGATGCTGCATCGCACAAACCCCGGCAGCACATTATTGTTCAGTGGCTTTGACGGCAGGCTGACACCCGCCGGCTGGAGCGAGGCTGAAACAATCCGCCGCCTTGTCGCCGAGCTTGGCGTTGCCGATGACGGCATCATCTATGAATCAACCAGCCGCAACACCTATGAAAACGCGGTCAACAGTCTTGCCGTGGCGGTGCCGCAGCCCGGAAGCCGATGGGTGCTTGTCACCTCGGCGGCGCATATGCCGCGCGCAAAGGGTGCCTTTGCCGCGGCCGGGTGGGACAGCATCATTGCCTATCCGGTGGATTTCCAGACCGGCACCGGCTCGTCCGATATTTTCGACCTTGAGGCGGGGACAGATGCCGTCAGAACATGGCTTCATGAATTTGTGGGAATCGCGGCCTACTGGGCCACCGGACGCAGCGCGATCCTGATTCCCTGA
- the ftsY gene encoding signal recognition particle-docking protein FtsY codes for MSWLKKLTSGLSKTSARVTSSLSSLLGRSSIDAASIEEVEDALISADLGTAAAARLAERVRRHKFDGEVTAQALAGALADGITEILEPVAAPLHPDPANKPHVVLLVGVNGSGKTTTAGKLASQWRQEGKSVMLAAGDTFRAAAIEQLQIWGDRTGTEVIAGAQGGDAAALAYQALERARSQGTDVLIIDTAGRLQNRSELMDELAKIVRVIRKLDDTAPHDSVIVLDGTVGQNALSQVSAFQDIADVSGLIVTKLDGSAKGGVVIALAEKFQLPVHAVGVGEGADDLQPFEARDFANALAGVAPDA; via the coding sequence ATGAGCTGGTTGAAGAAACTGACTTCCGGGCTGAGCAAGACAAGCGCCAGAGTTACCTCATCGCTGTCCTCGCTTCTTGGTCGATCCTCGATTGACGCCGCCTCGATCGAAGAGGTCGAGGATGCGCTGATCAGTGCCGATCTCGGCACCGCGGCGGCGGCACGTCTTGCCGAACGCGTGCGACGCCATAAATTCGATGGCGAGGTGACGGCACAGGCCCTTGCCGGGGCGCTTGCCGATGGGATCACCGAGATCCTGGAACCTGTGGCAGCGCCGCTGCATCCCGATCCAGCCAACAAGCCGCATGTGGTGCTTCTTGTCGGTGTCAACGGGTCGGGCAAGACAACCACGGCCGGCAAGCTTGCCAGCCAGTGGCGTCAGGAAGGCAAATCGGTGATGCTGGCGGCGGGGGACACATTTCGTGCCGCCGCCATCGAACAGCTGCAGATCTGGGGTGATCGCACCGGAACCGAGGTGATTGCGGGTGCGCAGGGCGGTGATGCTGCCGCGCTGGCCTATCAGGCGCTTGAACGGGCCCGCTCGCAGGGTACGGATGTGCTGATCATCGACACGGCCGGCAGGTTGCAAAACCGGTCTGAATTGATGGATGAGCTGGCAAAGATTGTGCGTGTGATCCGCAAGCTGGACGATACAGCCCCCCATGATTCGGTGATTGTGCTTGATGGCACGGTTGGCCAGAACGCGCTGTCCCAGGTCAGCGCCTTTCAGGATATCGCCGATGTCAGCGGGCTGATCGTGACCAAGCTTGACGGCTCTGCCAAGGGCGGGGTGGTGATAGCGCTGGCCGAGAAATTCCAGCTTCCCGTTCATGCTGTCGGGGTTGGCGAAGGTGCGGATGATCTGCAGCCCTTTGAGGCCCGTGATTTCGCCAACGCGCTTGCCGGTGTTGCGCCTGACGCCTGA
- the mtaB gene encoding tRNA (N(6)-L-threonylcarbamoyladenosine(37)-C(2))-methylthiotransferase MtaB produces MAQRNAPRVETFGCRLNIWESEVVRDQAATAGLNDAIIFNTCAVTAEAERQARQAIRRARREDPEARIIVTGCAAQIAPDTWDAMPEVDHVVGNHDKLAPPVWQSLAAGGEAVIVSDVMQVRETATHMLDAFSAHTRGFLQIQQGCDHRCTFCIIPYGRGNNRSAGLGQIVESAGQLVDGGSAEIVLTGVDITSWGSDLPGRPRLGDLVTELLRALPGLQRLRLSSLDPAEPDSQLMNVLATESRLMPHLHLSAQHGDDTILKRMKRRHLARDVVRFCDEARRRRPDVVFGADLIAGFPTETDAAHEATRRLIDRAGLTYLHVFPFSPRAGTPAARMPQLDGRVIRTRADEIRAHGMARLEASLDNAVGSHDQILVESGNAGHGRNFAKMRLEGEMESPGSLVDVTVLARDGQHLTVVRR; encoded by the coding sequence ATGGCGCAGCGTAACGCGCCAAGGGTCGAAACCTTCGGCTGCCGGCTGAATATCTGGGAATCAGAAGTTGTGCGTGACCAGGCGGCGACAGCCGGTCTGAACGATGCCATCATCTTCAACACATGTGCGGTGACAGCTGAGGCCGAGCGCCAGGCGCGGCAGGCGATCCGCCGGGCCAGACGTGAAGATCCCGAGGCCCGAATCATTGTCACCGGTTGTGCCGCCCAGATTGCGCCTGATACATGGGACGCGATGCCCGAGGTCGATCATGTTGTCGGCAATCATGACAAGCTGGCACCGCCGGTCTGGCAGTCTCTGGCGGCTGGTGGCGAGGCCGTCATCGTCAGTGATGTCATGCAGGTCCGCGAAACAGCAACGCATATGCTGGATGCGTTCAGCGCGCATACGCGTGGTTTTCTGCAGATCCAGCAGGGATGCGACCATCGCTGTACCTTCTGCATCATTCCCTATGGCCGGGGCAACAACCGCTCGGCAGGGCTTGGGCAGATTGTCGAATCGGCTGGTCAGCTTGTTGATGGCGGCAGCGCCGAGATTGTGCTGACCGGGGTCGATATTACCTCATGGGGAAGCGACCTGCCTGGCCGCCCGCGCCTTGGCGATCTGGTGACAGAGCTTTTGCGTGCGCTGCCGGGTCTGCAGCGGCTGCGGCTGTCCTCGCTGGACCCCGCCGAACCCGATTCACAGCTGATGAATGTTCTGGCCACCGAATCGCGGCTGATGCCGCATCTTCATCTGTCGGCCCAGCATGGTGATGACACAATCCTCAAGCGTATGAAGCGGCGCCATCTGGCGCGTGATGTGGTGCGGTTCTGTGACGAGGCGCGCCGCCGCCGTCCGGATGTTGTGTTCGGGGCTGATCTCATTGCCGGATTTCCAACTGAAACCGATGCCGCCCACGAGGCCACGCGTCGCCTGATTGACCGGGCGGGCCTGACCTATCTTCATGTCTTCCCCTTCTCGCCGCGGGCCGGCACGCCGGCAGCGCGCATGCCGCAGCTGGATGGCAGGGTGATCAGAACCAGGGCTGACGAGATTCGCGCGCATGGCATGGCACGCCTTGAGGCGTCTCTCGACAATGCGGTTGGAAGCCATGATCAGATTCTTGTTGAATCGGGCAATGCGGGGCATGGCCGGAATTTTGCGAAGATGCGGCTTGAGGGGGAGATGGAATCGCCCGGATCGCTTGTTGACGTGACGGTTCTGGCGCGTGATGGTCAGCATCTCACGGTGGTAAGGCGGTAA
- the dapF gene encoding diaminopimelate epimerase, with translation MTAFLKMHGLGNDFIIFDWRDAGPAQVGAVAARRLADRRLGIGCDQILVIRNSDNADIRMDILNQDGSLSGACGNGTRCVADYVMGQSGRDDLSIETDGGHLRAWHAGDGEIAVDMGPVATGWRDVPLAHEADTLQVPLGVDGLGDAVCHSLGNPHAVVFVDDAEAMDLARLGPLVEHAALFPQRVNLSVVSQIDEAAFRMRVWERGVGITMACGSGACAVGAAIVRRGLGPRRNHIQMDGGTVQIDWDDVSHHVTMTGPVSYVCQGTLSPELDALLEQRHGAA, from the coding sequence ATGACAGCGTTTCTGAAAATGCATGGCCTTGGAAATGATTTCATCATTTTCGACTGGCGCGATGCCGGCCCGGCACAGGTCGGTGCCGTTGCGGCGCGGCGCCTTGCCGATCGTCGCCTTGGCATTGGCTGCGACCAGATCCTGGTCATCCGCAACTCGGACAATGCCGATATCAGGATGGATATCCTGAATCAGGATGGATCTCTGTCCGGCGCTTGCGGTAATGGCACCCGCTGTGTCGCCGACTATGTAATGGGTCAGTCCGGCCGTGACGATCTCAGCATTGAAACAGACGGTGGTCATCTTCGTGCCTGGCATGCGGGCGATGGCGAGATAGCTGTTGATATGGGTCCGGTGGCGACCGGCTGGCGCGATGTGCCATTGGCGCATGAGGCGGATACGCTTCAGGTGCCGCTGGGGGTTGACGGTCTTGGCGATGCGGTCTGCCATTCCCTCGGCAATCCACATGCCGTCGTCTTTGTCGATGATGCCGAAGCGATGGATCTTGCGCGTCTGGGGCCACTTGTCGAACATGCGGCGCTGTTTCCACAGCGGGTCAATCTCTCGGTTGTCAGCCAGATTGACGAGGCGGCGTTCAGAATGCGTGTCTGGGAACGCGGTGTCGGCATTACGATGGCTTGTGGAAGCGGTGCCTGTGCTGTCGGGGCGGCAATTGTCCGGCGCGGGCTTGGGCCACGGCGCAATCACATCCAGATGGATGGAGGCACCGTCCAGATCGACTGGGACGATGTCAGCCATCATGTGACGATGACCGGGCCTGTATCCTATGTCTGTCAGGGCACCTTGTCGCCTGAACTGGACGCCCTTCTGGAGCAGCGCCATGGCGCAGCGTAA
- the xth gene encoding exodeoxyribonuclease III: MRLATWNINSVRLRIDLVLDFIRRHNIDVLCLQETKTEDVHFPVAALAEAGWPHHVYRGEKSYNGVAIISRLKLSDPDHMDWVGRGDCRHISARIEGGPLVHNFYVPAGGDVPDRDENPKFGHKLDFIAEMTGYFAANRPQNAILVGDLNIAPLAEDVWSTKQLRNVVSHTPVEREGLLRLIADGGWHDVVRAHFGPDDILYSWWSYRARDWAASDRGRRLDHVWTSHDLADSVRSVSIERDLRGAEKPSDHVPTVIEL, translated from the coding sequence ATGCGCCTAGCAACCTGGAACATCAACTCTGTCAGACTGCGGATAGATCTGGTTCTGGATTTTATCCGGCGCCACAATATCGACGTGCTGTGCCTGCAGGAAACCAAGACCGAGGATGTACATTTCCCGGTGGCGGCGCTGGCCGAAGCCGGCTGGCCGCATCATGTCTATCGCGGCGAGAAAAGCTATAATGGCGTGGCGATCATTTCGCGCCTGAAGCTGTCGGACCCGGACCATATGGACTGGGTCGGGCGCGGCGACTGTCGTCATATTTCGGCGCGCATTGAAGGTGGGCCGCTGGTCCATAATTTCTATGTTCCCGCCGGGGGTGATGTTCCGGATCGTGACGAGAACCCGAAATTCGGGCACAAGCTCGATTTCATTGCCGAAATGACCGGGTATTTTGCCGCCAACAGGCCGCAGAACGCCATTCTTGTCGGCGATCTGAATATCGCGCCCCTTGCCGAAGATGTCTGGTCTACAAAGCAGCTCCGCAATGTTGTCAGCCATACACCGGTCGAACGCGAGGGTCTGCTGCGACTGATCGCGGACGGGGGGTGGCATGATGTTGTGCGCGCGCATTTCGGACCTGATGACATTCTCTATTCCTGGTGGTCCTACCGCGCCCGTGACTGGGCGGCGAGTGATCGTGGACGGCGGCTGGATCATGTCTGGACAAGTCATGATCTGGCAGACAGTGTTCGTTCGGTGTCGATCGAGCGGGATCTCAGGGGCGCGGAAAAGCCGTCGGACCATGTGCCGACGGTGATCGAACTCTAG